One Cystobacter fuscus DSM 2262 DNA segment encodes these proteins:
- a CDS encoding alpha/beta fold hydrolase encodes MGQAIWKRNNVRVLGEGRDTLIFAHGFGSEQGAWRHQVAAFQDRYRIVLFDHVGCGQSDFNAYSPHRYRSMHGYAEDLLELCEELDIRQSLFVGHSLSGMVGMLAALVEPERFRRLVFVKSTPRMRNDAESGYVGGFEQAEIDGMLDAMASNFYAWAGGFAPVAMGNPERPDLSQEFTRTLSAMRPDIALAIARIVFNYDHRADLPRLKVPTLILHAGEDVAVPDTVGEHMVRHIPRATLSTISASGHLPHLSAPEQVNRALGSFLSATA; translated from the coding sequence ATGGGTCAAGCGATCTGGAAACGCAACAACGTGCGGGTGTTGGGCGAGGGCCGAGACACTCTGATCTTCGCCCACGGCTTCGGTTCCGAGCAGGGGGCATGGCGGCATCAGGTGGCGGCGTTCCAGGATCGCTACCGCATCGTGCTCTTCGATCACGTGGGGTGCGGCCAGTCGGACTTCAACGCCTACAGCCCACATCGCTACCGGAGCATGCACGGCTACGCGGAGGATCTGCTGGAGCTGTGCGAGGAGCTGGACATCCGTCAGAGCCTCTTCGTGGGCCACTCGCTCAGTGGGATGGTGGGGATGCTGGCGGCGCTGGTGGAACCCGAGCGCTTCCGGCGGCTCGTCTTCGTCAAGTCGACGCCCCGGATGCGCAACGACGCCGAGTCTGGCTACGTGGGCGGCTTCGAGCAGGCGGAGATCGACGGGATGCTCGACGCCATGGCCTCCAACTTCTACGCGTGGGCGGGCGGCTTCGCGCCGGTGGCCATGGGCAATCCGGAGCGGCCCGACCTGAGCCAGGAGTTCACCCGCACGCTGAGCGCCATGCGGCCGGACATCGCCCTGGCCATCGCCCGCATCGTCTTCAACTACGATCACCGCGCGGACCTGCCCCGGCTCAAGGTGCCCACGCTCATCCTCCACGCGGGGGAGGATGTCGCCGTGCCCGACACCGTGGGCGAGCACATGGTCCGGCACATTCCCCGCGCGACCCTGTCCACCATCAGCGCGAGCGGACACCTGCCCCACTTGAGCGCGCCCGAGCAGGTGAACCGCGCCCTCGGCTCCTTTCTGTCCGCCACGGCATGA
- a CDS encoding adenylate/guanylate cyclase domain-containing protein, with translation MKRWRPVARVLRHPDLLPTFRGMLLGLAALILVSELALGEGLTVRCLAPVLFVFSTLLPVHSSWWWGGGTVGVLLLPVLVGPQGEGSLVLLVLGFALLGGVGTRRVLLSAEWSLASREVLGTLLSSDRHARPEQVLRETLDLIREVTGARSIAALRQLDEVSAETLVALPEPVLSHALNSPRLFADALSGDRCLYHHDYARVSGASRFLLAEGVRSLVVLPLRWSLQGGAESSQGAILLTWHRRAHLHAHLRRFVEVLGDGLRTLLRFTEDRLRYERLQARYGAILETVPQGVVFVEASGEQGWVNQVAGELLGLAPGPVEPVRLAQAMAELRARTSNPEEIAAKGARLFTQPQADIRDWIWTFQEPRELVLRVSSTPTHVRDVPGRLWLLDDITIAWRARQARREAEAALLEEKEKADQLLLNILPQAVARKLKQETRTIADGFADASILFADLVGFTHLAERVSPKGLVYLLNELFSAFDQLTEKHGLEKIKTIGDAYMVAGGLPLPRADHVGSIAEMALDMMAFLEDFNARREEPLRLRIGIDTGPVVAGVIGTKKFSYDLWGDTVNTASRMESHGLPGRIHVTHATYERLCDKYLFTERGRIPIKGKGEMTTYLLEGRKN, from the coding sequence ATGAAGCGCTGGCGGCCCGTCGCGCGCGTGCTCCGTCACCCGGATCTCCTGCCCACCTTCCGGGGAATGTTGCTGGGGCTCGCGGCGCTGATCCTCGTGTCCGAACTCGCGCTGGGCGAGGGCCTGACCGTCCGGTGTCTGGCCCCCGTTCTCTTCGTGTTCAGCACCCTGTTGCCCGTGCACTCCTCCTGGTGGTGGGGTGGGGGGACGGTGGGGGTGCTGCTGTTGCCCGTGCTGGTCGGTCCCCAGGGCGAGGGCAGTCTGGTGCTGCTCGTGCTGGGCTTCGCGCTGCTGGGCGGGGTGGGCACGCGCCGCGTCCTGCTCTCCGCGGAGTGGTCGTTGGCCTCGCGCGAGGTGCTCGGCACCCTGCTGTCGTCGGACCGCCACGCGCGTCCCGAGCAGGTGCTGCGCGAGACGCTGGACCTGATACGCGAGGTCACCGGGGCACGCTCCATCGCCGCCCTGCGCCAGCTCGACGAGGTGTCGGCCGAGACGCTCGTGGCCCTGCCCGAGCCGGTGCTCTCCCATGCGCTGAACTCGCCCCGGCTCTTCGCCGATGCCCTCTCGGGGGATCGCTGCCTCTACCATCATGACTACGCCCGGGTGTCCGGCGCCTCGCGCTTCCTGCTGGCCGAGGGGGTGCGCTCGCTCGTGGTGCTGCCGCTGCGCTGGAGCCTCCAGGGCGGCGCGGAGTCCTCCCAGGGCGCCATCCTGCTCACGTGGCACCGCCGCGCGCACCTCCATGCCCACCTGCGCCGCTTCGTGGAAGTGCTCGGGGACGGGCTGCGCACGCTGTTGCGGTTCACGGAAGACAGGTTGCGCTACGAGCGGCTCCAGGCCCGCTACGGCGCCATCCTGGAGACGGTGCCCCAGGGGGTGGTGTTCGTGGAGGCCAGTGGCGAGCAGGGCTGGGTCAACCAGGTGGCGGGCGAGCTGCTCGGCCTGGCTCCGGGGCCCGTGGAGCCGGTGCGGCTGGCCCAGGCCATGGCGGAGCTGCGCGCGCGCACGAGCAACCCCGAGGAGATCGCCGCCAAGGGCGCGCGCCTGTTCACCCAGCCCCAGGCGGACATCCGCGACTGGATCTGGACCTTCCAGGAGCCTCGGGAGCTGGTGCTCCGCGTCTCCAGCACGCCCACCCACGTGCGCGACGTGCCGGGCCGGCTCTGGCTCCTGGATGACATCACCATCGCCTGGCGGGCACGACAGGCGCGGCGCGAGGCCGAGGCGGCGCTGCTCGAGGAGAAGGAGAAGGCGGATCAGCTCCTGCTCAACATCCTCCCCCAGGCGGTCGCCCGGAAGCTCAAGCAGGAGACGCGCACCATCGCCGATGGCTTCGCCGACGCCAGCATCCTCTTCGCGGACCTCGTGGGCTTCACCCACCTGGCCGAGCGCGTCTCGCCCAAGGGGCTCGTCTATCTGCTCAACGAACTCTTCTCCGCGTTCGATCAGCTCACCGAGAAGCACGGGCTGGAGAAGATCAAGACCATTGGGGATGCGTACATGGTGGCCGGAGGGCTGCCCCTTCCCCGGGCGGATCATGTCGGGTCCATCGCGGAGATGGCGTTGGACATGATGGCGTTCCTCGAGGACTTCAACGCCAGGCGCGAGGAGCCGCTGCGCTTGCGGATCGGCATCGACACCGGGCCCGTGGTGGCGGGCGTCATCGGCACCAAGAAGTTCAGCTACGACCTGTGGGGCGACACCGTCAACACGGCCAGCCGCATGGAGTCCCACGGGCTGCCAGGGCGGATCCACGTCACCCACGCCACCTACGAGCGCCTGTGTGACAAGTACCTCTTCACCGAGCGTGGCCGCATCCCCATCAAGGGCAAGGGCGAGATGACCACCTACCTGCTCGAGGGCCGGAAGAACTGA
- a CDS encoding protein-tyrosine phosphatase family protein: protein MRQEPMEMNLDWVTPELVVGGRFPMEAAAHLSQRLGIRYVVDVRVECCDDERVLREHGITLLHLPTVDMCAISLPMIRDGVDWVRERLERGEKVFIHCEYGIGRSALLALCVLVSRGYGPLEALALAKRRRPKVSPSPEQLEAFMAFSEEWRRAHGASWTVPVFDALAAIAYSHPRPSSPSPG, encoded by the coding sequence ATGAGGCAGGAACCGATGGAGATGAACCTCGACTGGGTGACGCCCGAGCTCGTGGTGGGAGGCCGCTTCCCGATGGAAGCCGCGGCCCATCTCTCCCAGCGGCTCGGCATCCGTTACGTCGTCGACGTCCGGGTGGAGTGCTGTGATGACGAGCGCGTGCTGCGCGAGCACGGCATCACCCTGCTGCACCTGCCCACGGTGGACATGTGTGCCATCAGCCTGCCGATGATTCGCGACGGGGTGGACTGGGTCCGCGAGCGCCTGGAGCGGGGGGAGAAGGTCTTCATCCACTGCGAGTACGGCATCGGCCGTAGCGCGCTGCTGGCGCTGTGCGTGCTCGTGTCGCGAGGGTACGGCCCGTTGGAGGCGCTCGCGCTGGCCAAGCGACGGCGGCCCAAGGTGTCTCCGAGTCCGGAGCAGCTCGAGGCCTTCATGGCCTTCTCGGAGGAGTGGAGGCGGGCCCATGGCGCCTCCTGGACCGTGCCCGTCTTCGATGCGCTGGCGGCCATCGCCTACAGCCACCCGCGACCCTCCTCGCCGTCACCTGGGTAG
- a CDS encoding DarT ssDNA thymidine ADP-ribosyltransferase family protein, which translates to MPVSKSFLDTKFAELRQQFRHAGNFCFFTDADNLGSILSTGMLYSRNEAERQSIIKRDCASAQVNGRAPEWVHDCARLYFAPATPYAYSTEGPKRFQNSYPEIPRPVYLVFPPDVLTLPNVRVSNGNMGSHYTDAQLADDNWFNGLPFADIYSRGAHTQGDHEKPRRRCAEVLVPNGLHLNWLRKLIFRCQAELDLALYECGSFPAWVKAEVQPDWFDTAKKSIPHITQIASGKIQTQNVQAGDVLSAVKHYSKGVVAAAKCTYDGQKFDDWKAIDLGAAGLAIPLPGYSYYFLNGYRLGVRAAES; encoded by the coding sequence ATGCCAGTTAGCAAGTCATTCCTGGACACGAAGTTCGCAGAACTGCGTCAGCAATTCCGCCATGCCGGGAACTTTTGCTTTTTCACGGACGCCGACAACCTTGGCTCAATCCTGAGCACAGGTATGCTTTACTCCCGCAATGAAGCGGAGCGGCAGAGTATCATCAAGCGCGATTGCGCGTCGGCACAGGTTAACGGCCGGGCCCCAGAATGGGTGCATGACTGCGCTCGCCTCTACTTTGCGCCCGCCACCCCATATGCTTACTCGACGGAGGGGCCAAAGAGGTTCCAAAACTCATACCCCGAAATACCCCGTCCTGTGTACTTGGTGTTTCCACCTGATGTGCTGACGCTACCCAATGTCCGGGTGAGTAACGGCAACATGGGCTCTCATTACACAGATGCGCAGTTGGCCGACGACAACTGGTTCAATGGGCTTCCCTTTGCCGACATATATAGCAGAGGGGCCCACACACAGGGCGACCACGAAAAGCCCCGTCGTCGTTGTGCCGAGGTACTTGTTCCGAACGGGCTTCATCTGAATTGGCTTAGAAAGTTGATCTTCCGCTGCCAAGCAGAACTTGACCTTGCTCTTTACGAGTGTGGCTCGTTTCCTGCGTGGGTAAAGGCGGAGGTCCAACCCGACTGGTTCGACACGGCAAAGAAATCGATCCCTCATATCACCCAGATTGCCTCCGGCAAGATCCAAACACAGAACGTTCAGGCCGGGGATGTGCTAAGTGCCGTAAAACATTACTCCAAAGGAGTGGTAGCAGCCGCTAAGTGCACCTACGACGGCCAGAAGTTCGACGACTGGAAGGCGATAGACCTGGGGGCTGCTGGACTAGCTATTCCGCTACCGGGATACTCCTATTATTTCCTCAACGGCTATCGACTAGGTGTACGAGCAGCCGAGTCGTGA
- a CDS encoding macro domain-containing protein, which produces METETHEHHKATEPRGRAVILKSGDLFTSNAQALVITVNCVGVMGKGIALEAKKRYPDMYEEYARLCKAGEMRLGRPMYVRRLVPPSFVLFPTKGHWRSVSNLADIRAGLDYLTRHVGVWGIESLAAPPLGCGAGGLEWAVIGPILYDNFEKLGVPVDLYVPSGVSADDLQAAILRKGVEQADLHRAAQTSAPEAVAIVVALKSILQKNPQVRIGRILLQKMAYFAQIAGIPVPVKYVRATYGPYSDEWTRLIRHMVNNGLLSERQVGSQGAFAYAPGPALVAYAERLSPTLEKYQAVIEKLALVFSKFTNDQAELAATTLMVAREKTSEDEIIADVLEWKRRRSKPYSADQVRKCLSWLRTEGWLRH; this is translated from the coding sequence GTGGAGACCGAAACACACGAACATCACAAGGCTACTGAGCCGAGGGGGCGAGCGGTCATCCTAAAGTCCGGGGATCTTTTTACCTCGAACGCTCAGGCCCTTGTCATCACCGTAAACTGCGTTGGGGTGATGGGAAAGGGTATCGCGCTAGAAGCCAAGAAGCGCTACCCCGACATGTACGAGGAGTACGCTCGTCTCTGCAAGGCCGGTGAAATGCGCCTTGGCCGACCTATGTACGTGCGCCGCCTTGTTCCCCCGTCCTTCGTCTTGTTCCCAACAAAGGGGCATTGGCGCTCGGTTTCTAATCTCGCGGACATTCGGGCTGGATTGGACTATCTCACCCGCCATGTAGGCGTGTGGGGGATTGAGTCGCTGGCAGCGCCTCCACTTGGATGTGGGGCTGGCGGCCTGGAATGGGCTGTAATCGGTCCCATTCTCTACGACAACTTTGAGAAATTGGGCGTGCCCGTTGATTTGTATGTTCCGAGTGGAGTTTCTGCGGACGACTTACAAGCAGCCATTTTGAGAAAGGGAGTAGAACAGGCCGATCTTCACCGCGCGGCGCAGACATCTGCCCCTGAAGCTGTTGCTATCGTTGTTGCACTAAAAAGCATCCTCCAAAAAAATCCGCAGGTACGGATTGGCCGAATCCTCCTGCAAAAGATGGCCTATTTTGCGCAGATTGCTGGGATCCCAGTGCCTGTGAAGTACGTTAGAGCTACATACGGACCCTACTCTGACGAATGGACTCGACTGATTCGTCACATGGTGAACAACGGACTACTTTCGGAAAGACAGGTCGGCTCGCAGGGCGCATTCGCATATGCACCTGGTCCTGCCCTTGTCGCCTATGCTGAACGTCTAAGTCCAACCCTGGAGAAGTATCAGGCTGTTATTGAAAAGCTGGCCCTGGTTTTTTCCAAGTTCACGAATGACCAAGCGGAGCTCGCCGCTACAACCCTAATGGTCGCACGCGAGAAAACGAGCGAGGACGAAATCATCGCGGACGTGCTTGAGTGGAAACGGCGTAGGTCCAAGCCATACAGTGCGGACCAAGTCAGAAAATGCCTTAGCTGGCTTCGCACCGAGGGATGGTTGAGGCACTGA
- a CDS encoding DUF5335 family protein: MDRTTEIPPQGWFNYFAGLSRRALSHPVRVEVESMEMGAQELVHALPLLGIDVEPRGSELGSIEFTLGDEHQDFLHRIARPVQVYLKIDDNGDLDCLAIEDRSGTRTLLFFEEGGVSAWVHPSIQEAEPPVLGL, from the coding sequence ATGGATCGCACGACGGAGATTCCCCCTCAAGGGTGGTTCAACTACTTCGCGGGCTTGAGCAGGCGGGCGCTGAGCCACCCGGTCCGGGTGGAAGTGGAGAGCATGGAGATGGGCGCTCAGGAACTGGTTCACGCGCTGCCCCTGTTAGGCATCGACGTGGAGCCCAGGGGCTCGGAGCTGGGGTCCATCGAGTTCACCCTGGGAGATGAACACCAGGACTTCCTGCACCGCATCGCCCGGCCCGTGCAGGTCTACCTCAAGATCGATGACAACGGAGACCTCGACTGCCTCGCCATCGAGGACCGCAGTGGAACCAGGACCCTGCTCTTCTTCGAGGAGGGGGGCGTCTCCGCCTGGGTCCATCCGAGCATCCAGGAAGCGGAGCCGCCCGTGTTGGGCCTGTAA
- a CDS encoding penicillin-binding transpeptidase domain-containing protein gives MLASCVSVRGRPAPVEVGPLDVAQDYLRAWGEGDLAAMRRAVVEPPADLEAQHQRFRDDLRIITSRFELGRVEREEDSARVTFRALHVLRGLGEWEVDGVLHFVRREGRWWVRWSPAVLHPEAREGDRFSRTRTRPARARLLDGRGHPLTGEGEVITIGVEPRRIQSRAAVASALQVLLGVDPARLDKTLNAPGVSPEHFVPIIDVRPALYQQVRPALAPVPGIFFRRKSAWLTPEEGFAAHTLGRVGEVTAELLERLGPVYQPGDTVGLSGLELAHEPRLAGLPSGEVRLTRPSGEVRVLGRFAGAPGTPVRTTLLPEVQSAAEAALDGVAQPAALVAVDTRTGAILALVSRPLEQPLNRALTGRYPPGSTFKVVTSEALLARGLGVDAAVPCPPTASVGGKAFRNFEGEAFGNSRLRQVFAHSCNTAFVTLAAGLGTGALEDAAHRFGFDVAYNVGLPSPGASFPMPRDDAERAAAAIGQGRVLATPLHMASVAAAAESGRWRSPYLLTELSGGPSAPLAPGTRAPLQALMRAVVTEGSGRSAVGVTGLAGKTGTAEFGTGTPLPTHAWFIGFRQGIAFAVLVEGGGVGGRVAVPIAARFAAAL, from the coding sequence ATGTTGGCCTCGTGTGTGTCCGTACGCGGTCGGCCGGCGCCGGTGGAGGTGGGCCCGCTCGACGTGGCCCAGGACTACCTGCGGGCCTGGGGCGAGGGAGACCTCGCCGCCATGCGGCGCGCGGTGGTCGAGCCGCCGGCCGATCTCGAGGCGCAACACCAGCGCTTCCGGGACGATCTGCGCATCATCACGTCCCGCTTCGAGCTCGGCCGTGTCGAGCGCGAGGAGGACAGCGCCCGGGTCACCTTCCGTGCCCTGCACGTCCTGCGCGGGCTGGGCGAGTGGGAGGTGGACGGCGTGCTGCACTTCGTGCGCCGGGAGGGTCGCTGGTGGGTGCGCTGGTCTCCGGCGGTGCTGCACCCCGAGGCACGCGAGGGGGACCGTTTCTCGCGCACGAGGACGCGTCCCGCGCGGGCCCGTCTGCTCGATGGGCGGGGGCATCCCCTCACCGGCGAGGGCGAGGTCATCACCATTGGCGTCGAGCCCCGGCGCATCCAGAGCCGCGCGGCCGTCGCCTCGGCGCTCCAGGTGCTGCTGGGCGTGGATCCGGCGCGGTTGGACAAGACGCTGAACGCGCCGGGCGTGTCCCCCGAGCACTTCGTGCCCATCATCGACGTGCGGCCCGCGCTCTACCAGCAGGTGCGTCCGGCGCTGGCGCCCGTGCCGGGCATCTTCTTCCGCCGCAAGAGCGCCTGGCTCACCCCGGAGGAGGGCTTCGCGGCGCACACGCTGGGCCGGGTGGGGGAGGTGACGGCCGAGCTGCTCGAACGGTTGGGGCCGGTCTACCAGCCGGGAGACACCGTGGGCCTGTCGGGACTGGAGCTGGCCCATGAGCCGCGGCTCGCGGGGCTGCCGTCCGGAGAGGTGCGCCTCACCCGTCCGTCCGGAGAGGTGCGCGTCCTCGGCCGCTTCGCGGGAGCGCCCGGTACGCCGGTGCGGACCACGCTCTTGCCCGAGGTGCAGTCCGCCGCGGAGGCCGCGCTCGACGGAGTGGCCCAACCCGCGGCGCTCGTCGCGGTGGACACGCGCACGGGCGCCATCCTGGCCCTCGTCAGCCGGCCGCTCGAGCAGCCGTTGAATCGCGCGCTCACCGGCCGCTATCCGCCCGGCTCGACGTTCAAGGTCGTCACGTCGGAAGCGCTGCTCGCCCGGGGCCTGGGCGTGGACGCCGCGGTGCCGTGCCCGCCCACGGCGAGCGTGGGGGGCAAGGCGTTTCGCAACTTCGAGGGCGAGGCGTTCGGCAACTCCCGCCTGCGTCAGGTCTTCGCCCACTCCTGCAACACGGCCTTCGTGACACTGGCCGCGGGGCTCGGCACGGGCGCGCTCGAGGACGCGGCGCACCGCTTCGGCTTCGACGTGGCGTACAACGTGGGGCTGCCCTCTCCCGGTGCGTCGTTCCCCATGCCCCGGGATGATGCCGAGCGGGCGGCGGCCGCCATCGGCCAGGGCCGCGTCCTGGCCACGCCGCTGCACATGGCCTCGGTGGCCGCGGCGGCCGAGTCGGGCAGGTGGCGCTCGCCCTATCTCCTCACCGAGCTGTCGGGAGGCCCCAGTGCTCCGCTCGCACCGGGAACCCGCGCGCCCTTGCAGGCGCTGATGCGGGCCGTGGTCACCGAGGGCTCGGGCCGGTCGGCCGTGGGTGTGACGGGGCTCGCCGGCAAGACGGGCACCGCCGAGTTCGGCACCGGCACGCCCCTGCCCACGCACGCGTGGTTCATCGGCTTTCGCCAGGGCATTGCCTTCGCCGTGCTGGTGGAGGGGGGCGGCGTGGGGGGCCGGGTCGCCGTGCCCATCGCCGCGAGGTTCGCCGCGGCGTTGTGA
- a CDS encoding MazG nucleotide pyrophosphohydrolase domain-containing protein: MISLPEGATMKDYQRYIHELETLHGWLKVDLVHNCFLMGEEVGELFKAVRRYNKYYDEGKSTPAEEAKAHLAEELVDVFNYLVAIANRTGVDLEQAFREKNARNQQRTWS; this comes from the coding sequence ATGATCTCACTCCCCGAAGGCGCGACGATGAAGGACTACCAGCGCTACATCCACGAGCTCGAGACGCTGCATGGATGGCTGAAGGTGGACCTGGTGCACAACTGCTTCCTCATGGGCGAGGAAGTGGGCGAGCTGTTCAAGGCGGTGCGCCGCTACAACAAGTACTACGACGAGGGGAAGAGCACCCCGGCCGAGGAGGCCAAGGCCCACCTCGCCGAGGAGCTGGTGGACGTCTTCAACTACCTGGTGGCCATCGCCAACCGGACGGGCGTGGACCTGGAGCAGGCGTTCCGCGAGAAGAACGCGCGCAACCAGCAGCGCACCTGGAGCTGA
- a CDS encoding ABC transporter ATP-binding protein: MSDTSGGPVRKLAIEVRELHKSFGDHQALRGVDLVVPEGTTCVLMGMSGSGKSVLMKHIMGLLRPDRGMVLVEGQEVAKMDEATLEQMRRKQGILFQANALFDSLNVFDNVAFPLRERTRMPEEEILKTVNETLAKVGLSHAAQRFPGELSGGMQKRVGFARATILQPKILLYDDPTAGLDPLTTAAVNEIIVTGKQQLGATSLVITPDVASAFGMADSLAIMHEGLVVASGPPDVVRESPHPAVKAFLRNWLTRRSKNRTPQG, from the coding sequence ATGAGTGACACGAGCGGCGGGCCAGTACGCAAGCTGGCCATCGAGGTGAGGGAGCTCCACAAGTCCTTCGGCGACCATCAGGCCCTGCGAGGCGTGGACCTCGTGGTCCCCGAGGGCACCACCTGCGTGCTGATGGGGATGTCCGGCTCGGGCAAGTCGGTGCTGATGAAGCACATCATGGGCCTGTTGCGGCCAGACCGGGGCATGGTGCTCGTGGAGGGCCAGGAGGTGGCGAAGATGGACGAGGCCACGCTCGAGCAGATGCGCCGCAAGCAGGGCATCCTCTTCCAGGCCAATGCCCTCTTCGACTCGCTCAACGTCTTCGACAACGTGGCCTTCCCGCTGCGCGAGCGCACCCGCATGCCCGAGGAGGAGATCCTCAAGACGGTGAACGAGACGCTGGCCAAGGTGGGCCTGTCCCACGCGGCCCAGCGCTTCCCCGGCGAGCTGTCCGGCGGCATGCAGAAGCGCGTGGGCTTCGCGCGCGCCACCATCCTCCAGCCGAAGATCCTCCTGTACGACGATCCCACGGCCGGTCTGGATCCGCTCACCACCGCCGCCGTCAACGAGATCATCGTCACCGGCAAGCAGCAGCTCGGGGCGACCTCGCTCGTCATCACCCCGGACGTGGCGTCCGCCTTCGGCATGGCCGACAGCCTCGCCATCATGCACGAGGGACTCGTCGTCGCGTCGGGCCCACCAGACGTGGTGCGCGAGTCCCCACACCCGGCGGTGAAGGCCTTCCTGCGCAACTGGCTGACACGCCGCTCGAAGAACCGCACGCCCCAGGGTTGA